In Trichoderma atroviride chromosome 2, complete sequence, one DNA window encodes the following:
- a CDS encoding uncharacterized protein (EggNog:ENOG41~SECRETED:SignalP(1-19)) codes for MRSSAIFVAIAATAVSAQGTVPTYKSSLNMTIDPNTVAQQQRAVWCQGQTNTCQVLCDNNTDQNDCNQAQLTFDCTCASNNSAPGLQYYTQTLPTFICQQLFSSCIQSNAGNADGQDECKSKIQKLCATQNPPTIAEISKQAEASTAAATTASTSSAGHASTTSAEQSASSSASSTSSKGAAAATMAPAGAGVFAMAAAGLAAYAL; via the exons ATGCGATCCtccgccatcttcgtcgccatcgccgccactGCGGTCTCGGCCCAGGGAACTGTTCCGACCTACAAGAGCTCTCTGAACATGACCATTGACCCCAACACTgttgcccagcagcagcgag CTGTTTGGTGCCAGGGCCAGACCAACACTTGCCAGGTCCTTTGCGACAATAACACTGACCAAAATGACTGCAACCAG GCTCAACTGACCTTTGACTGCACATGCGCTTCCAACAACTCGGCCCCTGGTCTCCAGTACTACACCCAGACCCTGCCCACCTTCATctgccagcagctcttctccagctgcatcCAGTCCAACGCTGGCAACGCGGATGGCCAGGACGAGTGCAAGAGCAAGATCCAGAAGCTTTGCGCCACCCAAAACCCTCCCACCATCGCTGAGATCAGCAAACAGGCCGAGGCttccactgctgctgccacgaCCGCTTCCACCTCTTCTGCTGGCCACGCCTCCACCACCTCTGCCGAGCAGTCTGCTAGCAGCTCTGCCTCGTCGACGTCCTCAAAgggcgccgctgccgccaccatGGCCCCTGCAGGAGCTGGTGTttttgccatggccgccgcTGGTCTGGCCGCTTACGCCCTCTAG
- a CDS encoding uncharacterized protein (EggNog:ENOG41~TransMembrane:14 (i76-96o116-136i143-162o174-194i206-228o234-252i273-294o306-323i343-360o380-399i406-428o434-452i472-494o545-563i)), protein MAATTETVTVPLDALPRLEYGNAVAAPSIRLESVSSRARSSQSHTGSETAEHTANAVLTAETTAPEQEEYPVGAKFWFTVLSLVILLILGGLDGNIVATAVPNITDYFHTVADVGWYLSAYKLCVCSFQFLFGKLYNIFPIKVVLLTAIATFLVGSVLSSTARSSSMFIVGRAVTGLGAAGIFAGAFTAAVHIMPLRWRPVFNATLAGIESVAVISAPLLGGVLVQTLSWRWCFYVNLPIGGLALVVTLLFFPDLKAHGGDSAASWRTKLGQLDLLSTVVFVPALTCLFIALSWAGLRYPWSDARVIVLFALFGLLFTAFGYMQYRKGDDALLPLRIMKQRSIMAGLIFSLCTNGALNVLEFYLPTYYQAVREYPPAKSGYMMAPILAGFMIAMILNGAGTTIWGYYVPSMVLASTLMPLAAGLMTTWQVSTSFAQLIVYSALTGFAGGIGFQAPQSAVQTVLPASDVPLGLSVILFAQNFGPALFVAVAQTIFTNQLSTNLKGLGIALSPGEIEKLGLTDLKKVTSPALWKDTLDSIDKSLVQTWYLVIGLTCVTMIGSLSMEWRSVKEKRQ, encoded by the coding sequence atggcagcaacaacagaaACAGTTACAGTGCCTCTTGATGCACTCCCCAGACTTGAATATGGCAATGCCGTTGCCGCGCCTTCAATCAGACTGGAATCAGTCTCATCGCGAGCAAGGTCCAGCCAGAGTCACACAGGCTCCGAGACCGCAGAACACACTGCCAATGCTGTATTGACGGCAGAAACTACAGCCCCCGAGCAAGAGGAATACCCTGTAGGCGCAAAGTTCTGGTTTACGGTGCTGAGCCTCGTCATTTTGCTCATTCTCGGCGGCCTGGATGGCAATATCGTCGCCACGGCAGTCCCGAACATCACCGACTACTTTCACACCGTCGCTGACGTTGGCTGGTACTTGTCTGCGTACAAGCTCTGCGTCTGCTCTTTTCAGTTTCTGTTCGGCAAGCTGTATAACATCTTTCCCATCAAAGTGGTGCTGCTGACTGCCATTGCCACCTTTCTTGTTGGCTCTGTGCTCAGCTCTACAGCAAGGAGCTCCTCCATGTTCATTGTTGGTCGAGCTGTGACGGGGCTCGGCGCGGCTGGCATATTCGCTGGAGCTTTCACGGCTGCCGTCCATATCATGCCTTTGCGATGGCGTCCTGTGTTCAACGCTACTCTGGCAGGTATTGAGAGCGTGGCCGTCATTTCCGCGCCTCTGCTTGGTGGTGTCTTGGTACAAACCCTTTCATGGCGCTGGTGTTTCTATGTCAATTTGCCAATTGGTGGCCTTGCACTCGTCGTCACGCTGTTATTTTTTCCGGATCTAAAGGCTCACGGCGGCGACTCGGCGGCATCATGGCGGACCAAACTTGGCCAACTGGATCTCTTGAGCACCGTGGTCTTTGTACCTGCTCTGACTTGTCTCTTTATTGCATTATCTTGGGCTGGTCTGAGGTACCCTTGGAGTGATGCTAGGGTCATAGTCTTATTTGCTCTCTTTGGTCTGCTCTTTACCGCCTTTGGTTATATGCAGTATCGGAAAGGCGACGatgctctgctgcctcttcgCATCATGAAACAGCGAAGCATCATGGCCGGGTTGATTTTCAGTTTGTGTACGAATGGGGCGTTGAATGTGCTAGAGTTCTATCTGCCTACATACTACCAGGCCGTTCGCGAATACCCGCCTGCCAAGAGCGGTTATATGATGGCGCCTATCCTGGCTGGCTTCATGATTGCCATGATCTTGAACGGCGCAGGGACCACGATATGGGGATATTACGTGCCTTCTATGGTACTTGCGTCTACGCTCATGCCGTTGGCGGCGGGACTCATGACAACTTGGCAGGTTAGCACCAGCTTTGCTCAGCTCATCGTCTACTCGGCTCTCACTGGGTTCGCAGGCGGCATTGGTTTCCAGGCTCCCCAAAGTGCCGTGCAGACTGTCTTACCCGCGTCTGATGTGCCACTGGGCTTGTCCGTGATCCTTTTTGCACAAAACTTTGGGCCAGCCCTCTTCGTAGCCGTTGCACAGACAATCTTCACTAATCAGCTGTCTACGAATCTGAAAGGGCTGGGTATTGCATTGAGTCctggagagattgaaaagcTGGGCTTGACAGACTTGAAAAAGGTGACATCTCCAGCGCTGTGGAAGGATACATTGGACAGCATTGACAAGAGCCTCGTGCAGACTTGGTATCTCGTCATTGGACTGACCTGCGTCACCATGATAGGGAGTCTGTCCATGGAGTGGCGATctgtcaaggagaagaggcaatGA
- a CDS encoding uncharacterized protein (EggNog:ENOG41) → MNNVIVDLGTLKIKAIVDWEYAGFYPPEFEFPFYQRPGSSVALDGEVDDFDLLTRMISDDEDCGTRSL, encoded by the coding sequence ATGAACAATGTCATTGTTGATCTAGGCACgctcaagatcaaggccatcgtTGATTGGGAATATGCAGGTTTCTATCCACCTGAATTCGAGTTTCCGTTCTACCAGAGACCAGGGTCATCTGTCGCGCTGGATGGCGAGGTGGACGATTTTGATTTATTAACGCGGATGATttctgatgatgaggacTGCGGAACGCGCAGTCTTTAG
- a CDS encoding uncharacterized protein (EggNog:ENOG41) — translation MPPRRSHKKSRAGCRRCKNRKIKCDEVHPRCGNCSKHGVMCDFESRQVLDELHTLPTPVTRSPQAPVSAPTSSGSITMTSTTAPSTAGIPAYDDHRISPSRLSPPSTSSTPSLTLPSVPIITSMTRQGDRLLEFQLWHQYISSTSKTLVMNSPASTDIWQKDVPRFALEGRTYLIDAVLSVAALHLRFKNPEDRVMIEASHAYSASTLAEYCRSLNKGITAENADALFLTSCLIAFQATASRLFIKEDSDLTDPSESHRRYALPLSWFHAFQGVKTIVATSWQWIRNSATLKVVIDSQPGSMLDLNPLGPESFFGHLLDDLDEELEQEDESNRAATNQGYFHAVCVLNWAHKNQYAPSALALPSTVSRRYVELVEAKRPRALAILACFFALLKRMDNVWWLDDVARREVMGLVSLFETGSKWWRHLEWPIRIALWDGEADAIPADIWGVERKENPPADGGVLSAETILNHIDLMAKMMDSTQGPQSIESIPVVGDLDGLVPPPLD, via the exons ATGCCTCCTAGACGGTCGCACAAAAAGTCGCGCGCGGGGTGCCGGCGGTGCAAAAATCGCAAGATCAag TGCGATGAAGTCCATCCGCGTTGCGGAAATTGCTCCAAACATGGTGTCATGTGCGACTTCGAGAGCCGCCAAGTGCTCGACGAACTGCATACACTTCCCACCCCGGTCACCAGGAGCCCTCAAGCCCCAGTATCCGCGCCGACATCATCAGGCTCGATAACGATGACATCGACGACGGCGCCATCCACAGCAGGGATCCCTGCGTACGACGACCATCGAATATCTCCTTCACGGCTCTCGCCCCCTTCCACGTCCTCAACGCCCTCACTCACGCTACCCTCCGtccccatcatcacatcCATGACGAGACAAGGAGACAGACTTCTGGAATTTCAGCTATGGCACCAGTACATTAGCAGCACGTCCAAAACTCTGGTTATGAACTCTCCTGCTAGTACGGACATTTGGCAAAAGGACGTCCCACGCTTCGCTCTGGAGGGGAGAACGTATTTGATCGACGCGGTTCTCTCTGTGGCTGCATTACACTTGCGCTTCAAGAATCCCGAAGACAGGGTCATGATTGAGGCATCCCATGCCTACTCTGCCTCTACCTTGGCGGAATATTGCCGCTCACTCAACAAGGGTATAACCGCAGAAAATGCCGACGCCTTGTTCCTCACTTCATGCCTTATTGCGTTCCAGGCCACAGCCTCTCGTCTGTTCATCAAGGAGGATAGCGATCTGACGGATCCAAGCGAATCGCACCGCCGATATGCATTGCCTCTTTCTTGGTTTCATGCTTTCCAAGGCGTCAAAACCATCGTCGCCACATCTTGGCAATGGATCCGAAACAGCGCCACACTGAAGGTGGTTATCGACTCTCAGCCTGGCTCCATGTTGGATCTGAATCCGCTCGGGCCAGAATCCTTTTTTGGCCACCTTCTCGATGATCTagacgaagagctggagcaggaagATGAGAGTAACAGAGCCGCAACCAACCAGGGCTACTTCCATGCTGTCTGTGTTTTAAATTGGGCCCATAAGAATCAGTACGCTCCTTCTGCATTGGCACTTCCCTCAACTGTATCACGTCGTTATGTTGAGCTTGTTGAGGCTAAGAGACCTCGTGCGCTCGCCATTCTCGCCTGCTTCTTTGCATTGCTCAAGCGTATGGATAACGTATGGTGGCTAGACGATGTGGCTCGTCGAGAGGTTATGGGCCTTGTGAGTCTATTCGAGACTGGCTCGAAATGGTGGAGGCATCTTGAATGGCCGATCCGGATCGCCCTATGGGACGGAGAAGCTGATGCTATCCCGGCCGATATATGGGGTGTGGAGCGGAAGGAGAACCCTCCCGCAGACGGAGGCGTGCTATCCGCAGAGACGATATTGAACCATATCGATCTTatggccaagatgatggacAGTACCCAAGGGCCGCAGTCAATAGAGTCCATCCCCGTGGTGGGAGACTTGGATGGCTTGGTTCCACCGCCACTCGACTAG
- a CDS encoding uncharacterized protein (BUSCO:EOG092D2YQC): MLRQVKPRNARSKRALEKREPKAIENPKTCLFLRGNNCSQVVQDAMNDFFSMRQPLSKKFTKKNPIHPFEDAASIEFFSEKNDASLFVFGSTQKKRPHALTFIRTFGHKVLDMLELYLDQESYRSITQFKTKKFAIGMRPMVLFAGSAFESPVPNEYTLAKSFFMDFFRGDTADKIDVEGLQYIVSIAAEDTAGEGDAKPAIHLRVYLISTKRSGQKLPRVEVEEIGPRMDLRVGRMREADEAMLKEAMRKARGTEEKTKKNVSMDSMGDKLGRVHLGKQDLSQMQTRKMKGLKRSRDDAAEADDIVEVDDSKRAKK; this comes from the exons ATGCTTCGCCAAGT AAAACCTCGTAACGCTCGCTCCAAGAGAGCCCTCGAGAAGCGCGAGCCCAAAGCCATCGAGAACCCCAAAACatgcctcttcctccgcgGCAACAACTGCTCCCAGGTTGTCCAAGATGCCATGAacgacttcttctccatgcGCCAGCCCCTCTCCAAGAAATTCACCAAGAAGAACCCCATCCACCCCTTTGAGGACGCCGCATCCATCGAGTTCTTCTCGGAGAAGAACGACGCCAGCCTTTTCGTCTTTGGCAGCACACAAAAGAAGCGCCCCCATGCGCTGACATTTATCCGCACGTTTGGCCACAAGGTGCTGGACATGTTGGAGCTGTACCTCGACCAGGAGAGCTACCGCTCCATTACGCAGTTCAAGACCAAGAAGTTTGCCATTGGCATGCGACCCATGGTGCTCTTCGCGGGCAGCGCCTTTGAGAGCCCCGTGCCGAACGAATACACGCTCGCaaagagcttcttcatggaCTTCTTCCGGGGAGATACCGCGGACAAGATCGACGTCGAGGGCCTGCAGTAcatcgtctccatcgccgccgaggaCACCGCCGGCGAAGGCGACGCCAAGCCCGCCATCCACCTGCGGGTGTACCTCATCAGCACCAAGCGCAGCGGCCAGAAGCTGCCCCGCGTAGAAGTTGAAGAGATTGGTCCCCGCATGGACCTGCGGGTCGGACGCATGAGGGAGGCAGACGAGGCGATGCTCAAGGAGGCGATGAGGAAGGCCCGCGGCacggaggagaagacgaagaagaacgTCTCCATGGACTCAATGGGTGACAAGCTTGGTCGTGTCCACTTGGGCAAGCAGGACCTGAGCCAGATGCagacaagaaagatgaagggaTTGAAGAGATCTcgcgacgatgccgctgaAGCGGACGACATTGTCGAAGTTGACGATTCAAAGCGAGCAAAGAAATAA